One Apostichopus japonicus isolate 1M-3 chromosome 7, ASM3797524v1, whole genome shotgun sequence genomic region harbors:
- the LOC139969392 gene encoding uncharacterized protein, translating to MVYAQKFTADDIHLYFTADDRSARFETMANLHRVREAITLGYLTDLLDDDEFMLLYDNNKPSNPEFQYYDYDPFDLEDYNDDECNAYFRFKKDDLYRLKDALQIPERIKCTNGYRVQGLEAICILLSRFAYPCRYGDMVKTFARDVPQLCTISTHMINFVYSEHSYLVETLNRFWLSSEHLMRYASAIHAKGAALKNCWGFVDGTVRPICRPKEYQRLCYNGHKRVHALKYQSVTAANGLVANLFGPIEGRRHDCFLLRESGLLTELEHRSYDTLGNTLCIYGDPAYPLRAHLQGPFKGNLTNDQKLYNHSMSSVRVSVEWVFGDMINFFKSTDFKKNQKMGLTACGKMYIVSGILTNAHTCLYGNSTSKFFELEPPTLEQYFQR from the exons ATGGTGTATGCACAAAAGTTTACAGCAGACGACATACACTTATACTTTACAGCAGACGACCGTAGTGCAAGATTTGAAACGATGGCAAACCTTCATAGAGTTCGTGAAGCAATTACTCTAGGGTATTTAACAGATTTATTAGACGACGACGAATTCATGTTGCTATACGATAACAACAAACCGTCAAACCCTGAATTCCAATATTATGATTACGACCCCTTCGATTTGGAAGATTATAACGATGATGAATGCAACGCATACTTCAG GTTCAAGAAAGATGATCTCTATAGATTGAAAGATGCACTTCAAATCCCGGAGAGAATCAAATGTACAAATGGATACCGTGTCCAAGGATTGGAGGCCATATGCATTTTGCTATCACGATTTGCATATCCATGTAG GTATGGGGATATGGTGAAGACTTTTGCCAGAGATGTACCACAGCTCTGCACAATTTCCACACACATGATTAACTTTGTGTACAGCGAACATTCATATCTTGTGGAAACTTTGAACAGGTTCTGGCTCTCCTCAGAACATCTTATGAGATATGCATCAGCCATTCATGCCAAAGGAGCCGCACTGAAAAACTGTTGGGGGTTTGTAGATGGTACAGTCCGTCCAATTTGCAGACCGAAAGAGTACCAGAGGTTATGTTACAATGGTCACAAGAGGGTACATGCATTGAAGTACCAATCTGTTACAGCTGCCAATGGTCTAGTTGCCAATCTTTTTGGGCCTATAGAGGGAAGGCGACATGATTGTTTCCTCTTGCGAGAGTCTGGCCTCTTGACTGAATTGGAACATAGGTCATATGATACACTGGGGAATACTTTATGTATTTATGGTGACCCTGCATATCCATTGAGGGCCCACTTACAAGGCCCCTTCAAAGGTAACCTAACAAATGACCAAAAGCTGTACAACCATTCAATGAGTAGTGTGAGAGTTTCAGTCGAGTGGGTATTTGGGGACatgattaatttcttcaaatcaACAGATTTCAAAAAGAATCAAAAAATGGGACTTACAGCCTGTGGTAAAATGTACATAGTTTCAGGCATACTTACCAATGCCCATACTTGCTTATATGGTAACTCAACATCAAAATTTTTTGAATTGGAGCCACCCACATTAGAGCAATAttttcaaaggtaa
- the LOC139969393 gene encoding uncharacterized protein isoform X2 has protein sequence MDEQFGRVELTNSPAVNSDSNEASAGSSSSIKKPSSSSRTFMKWTEAKDIILCKEVALQNPFQFRRGSLERGKVWSGVATELRKQSFKVDQRAVRDRYNSLKNKVQKNNSQDKRASGISPEETESQRELRVLLEDLANQEDDAELLPKTNASEEEQRRLDGQEVQKRACESFVETRKRHFADKENMPRKRNSGSDALQFLHQKMELEREMRKEELAMRRAEVKRDEAERDRRFELFQQQQQQTQQQFMQQQQQMQQHLAQQQQQMQNMLMMFMQSMKGNNKQ, from the exons aTGGACGAACAATTTGGGCGAGTCGAGCTTACAAATTCA CCTGCTGTCAACTCAGATAGTAATGAAGCTTCAGCGGGTTCAAGTTCCTCAATAAAGAAACCTAGTAGTAGCAGCAG GACTTTCATGAAATGGACAGAGGCAAAAGATATAATTCTTTGCAAGGAAGTTGCCTTGCAAAACCCATTTCAGTTCCGAAGGGGCAGTCTAGAAAGAGGCAAGGTGTGGTCTGGAGTGGCCACCGAATTGAGAAAACAGTCCTTTAAGGTGGACCAAAGGGCTGTCAGAGACAG GTACAACAGCCTCAAGAATAAGGTGCAGAAGAACAACTCTCAAGATAAGAGGGCTTCAGGCATTAGCCCTGAGGAAACGGAAAGCCAAAGGGAGTTGAGGGTGCTTCTGGAAGACTTGGCCAACCAAGAAGATGATGCAGAGCTTCTCCCCAAGACCAATGCTAGTGAAGAGGAGCAGAGGCGCCTCGATGGACAAGAGGTCCAGAAGAGGGCCTGTGAATCGTTTGTGGAGACAAGGAAGAG GCATTTTGCAGATAAAGAAAATAtgccaagaaaaagaaacagtGGGAGTGATGCTCTTCAGTTTTTGCATCAAAAGATGGAGTTGGAAAGAGAGATGAGGAAGGAAGAGCTCGCCATGAGAAGAGCAGAGGTGAAGAGGGACGAAGCTGAAAGAGATCGACGATTTGAACTCTTTcaacaacagcaacagcagACACAGCAACAATTTatgcagcaacaacaacaaatgcagCAACACCTCgcacaacaacagcagcagatGCAAAACATGCTAATGATGTTCATGCAATCGATGAAGggtaataataaacaataa
- the LOC139969393 gene encoding uncharacterized protein isoform X1 produces the protein MRMRLRRLPVVPEILHRVSRVFPVVVKTATSITCDVTILLLLSRWTNNLGESSLQIQTFMKWTEAKDIILCKEVALQNPFQFRRGSLERGKVWSGVATELRKQSFKVDQRAVRDRYNSLKNKVQKNNSQDKRASGISPEETESQRELRVLLEDLANQEDDAELLPKTNASEEEQRRLDGQEVQKRACESFVETRKRHFADKENMPRKRNSGSDALQFLHQKMELEREMRKEELAMRRAEVKRDEAERDRRFELFQQQQQQTQQQFMQQQQQMQQHLAQQQQQMQNMLMMFMQSMKGNNKQ, from the exons ATGCGCATGCGTCTACGTCGACTTCCCGTTGTCCCTGAAATTTTACACCGGGTGTCCAGGGTATTTCCCGTTGTCGTGAAAACGGCAACTTCGATAACATGTGACGTCacaattttgttgttattgtcaagaTGGACGAACAATTTGGGCGAGTCGAGCTTACAAATTCA GACTTTCATGAAATGGACAGAGGCAAAAGATATAATTCTTTGCAAGGAAGTTGCCTTGCAAAACCCATTTCAGTTCCGAAGGGGCAGTCTAGAAAGAGGCAAGGTGTGGTCTGGAGTGGCCACCGAATTGAGAAAACAGTCCTTTAAGGTGGACCAAAGGGCTGTCAGAGACAG GTACAACAGCCTCAAGAATAAGGTGCAGAAGAACAACTCTCAAGATAAGAGGGCTTCAGGCATTAGCCCTGAGGAAACGGAAAGCCAAAGGGAGTTGAGGGTGCTTCTGGAAGACTTGGCCAACCAAGAAGATGATGCAGAGCTTCTCCCCAAGACCAATGCTAGTGAAGAGGAGCAGAGGCGCCTCGATGGACAAGAGGTCCAGAAGAGGGCCTGTGAATCGTTTGTGGAGACAAGGAAGAG GCATTTTGCAGATAAAGAAAATAtgccaagaaaaagaaacagtGGGAGTGATGCTCTTCAGTTTTTGCATCAAAAGATGGAGTTGGAAAGAGAGATGAGGAAGGAAGAGCTCGCCATGAGAAGAGCAGAGGTGAAGAGGGACGAAGCTGAAAGAGATCGACGATTTGAACTCTTTcaacaacagcaacagcagACACAGCAACAATTTatgcagcaacaacaacaaatgcagCAACACCTCgcacaacaacagcagcagatGCAAAACATGCTAATGATGTTCATGCAATCGATGAAGggtaataataaacaataa